In one Echinicola marina genomic region, the following are encoded:
- a CDS encoding phosphatidylinositol-specific phospholipase C1-like protein, which produces MKSTLYLILTALFLWLSSPLYAQDIKLNQIQVIGSHNSYKSDMAPELLQYLAKVNPAASQSLEYAHIPLEEQLDLGLRNLELDVFHDPEGGRYSHPKGLDLIQNGQKPTPDHDPSGALLKPGMKLFHVQDLDFKSHYLLFADALKALKKWSKNHPEHSPVFVLINAKDGNIPNTQPTLPFTSSALDSIDLEIRTHLGMEHLITPDLVRGNHKDLETAVLANSWPALEKMKGKFLFVLDEKEEKIDRYLHAKPNLENAVLFVNKKEGHPTAGFRIINDPVKNEAYIRDLVKKGYMIRTRADADTKEARNEDYTRFEKAQTSGAQVISTDYYHPSSFFNSNYKVIFEGNKYERPNPVLVK; this is translated from the coding sequence ATGAAAAGTACCTTATACCTTATCTTAACAGCACTCTTTCTGTGGCTTTCTTCGCCGCTTTATGCGCAAGATATCAAACTCAACCAAATTCAGGTCATTGGCAGTCATAATAGCTATAAAAGCGATATGGCTCCCGAACTATTACAGTACTTGGCAAAAGTAAACCCCGCTGCTTCTCAAAGCTTGGAATATGCTCATATTCCATTGGAAGAACAGTTGGATTTAGGTCTACGGAACCTTGAACTGGATGTCTTCCATGATCCTGAAGGTGGAAGATATTCCCATCCTAAAGGGCTTGATTTAATCCAAAACGGTCAAAAACCAACACCTGACCATGATCCTAGTGGAGCGCTTTTAAAACCTGGCATGAAGCTTTTTCACGTTCAAGACCTGGACTTCAAATCTCACTATTTGTTATTTGCCGATGCATTAAAGGCCCTCAAAAAATGGAGTAAAAATCATCCTGAACATAGCCCCGTTTTTGTGCTGATCAATGCAAAAGATGGAAATATTCCCAACACCCAGCCTACCCTTCCTTTCACTTCCTCGGCGCTTGATAGCATTGATTTGGAAATCAGAACGCATTTGGGAATGGAGCATTTGATCACTCCTGATTTAGTACGAGGTAATCACAAAGATCTGGAAACAGCAGTACTGGCCAACAGCTGGCCGGCGCTGGAGAAAATGAAAGGTAAATTCCTATTTGTCCTAGATGAAAAGGAAGAAAAAATAGACCGGTATTTACATGCAAAACCCAATCTGGAAAATGCGGTTCTATTTGTCAACAAAAAAGAAGGCCACCCTACTGCAGGTTTTCGCATCATCAATGATCCGGTAAAAAATGAAGCCTATATCAGAGACTTGGTCAAAAAAGGATATATGATCAGAACCAGGGCTGATGCAGATACCAAAGAAGCCAGAAATGAGGATTATACCAGGTTTGAAAAAGCGCAGACTTCTGGTGCCCAAGTCATTTCCACAGACTATTATCACCCTTCTTCCTTCTTTAATTCTAATTATAAAGTTATTTTCGAAGGAAACAAATATGAAAGACCTAACCCTGTTTTGGTCAAATAA
- a CDS encoding RagB/SusD family nutrient uptake outer membrane protein gives MKNKRLNTLLPIVAFLFAFLSCTTLDEEVLDESLTGTGQAEVVSGSIAPVYGLLRQVWMHTVNFGLQEVASDEGILPYRGGTDWFDGGKFIAVHQHLMTPTNGLVGDAWNYITMTLSRAVLAEERLRLEVDMGNTAAQDALYEMTAMKAYLNMLALDNWGLVFKKDNSDEISEILRGQEAIEYLEGEFLSVVDVINSDKGPGRMNKYAVEALLARLYLNAAVYRDPYGTPDFRTEDMDKVIQYTSDIIEGPYSLSPEYFELFNDDNNTNPEIIFSLDQRGVLQTEHSRWAYWSISGDQIPRPEFPSTRGTDAVAATPDFYQTWVDAYGDVDPAEADARFFQENTIIPEELKDLTGVNPTNDADHYYCVEATEFEINRGILRNVIWGPRKDESGNIMTCEDGKVRIYPVINRRSSGADIRYVDHTLKVDFSNEGSLHNAGYRFSKYQFSHTANNCCSNSSVDLVLIRLGEIYLMRAEAKLRKGDNAGALADINALRTSRNARPAQTPAALEAIDLDILFRESGFELYWEGFRRNYQIRFGKYEDSWTEKTDADVKKRLFPIPQRAIDGASSEAGFLTQNQGY, from the coding sequence ATGAATCCTTAACAGGAACAGGCCAAGCCGAAGTGGTAAGTGGCTCTATTGCTCCAGTATATGGATTGCTCCGTCAGGTATGGATGCACACTGTTAACTTTGGACTACAGGAAGTGGCTTCTGATGAAGGGATTCTTCCTTACCGTGGAGGTACTGATTGGTTTGATGGAGGTAAGTTCATTGCTGTCCACCAGCACTTGATGACACCTACAAACGGTTTGGTCGGGGATGCTTGGAATTATATTACCATGACTTTGTCAAGGGCGGTTTTGGCAGAAGAAAGATTACGCTTGGAAGTTGATATGGGAAATACAGCTGCACAAGATGCTCTGTACGAAATGACTGCGATGAAGGCCTATTTGAACATGTTGGCACTGGATAATTGGGGGCTTGTTTTCAAGAAAGATAATTCTGATGAAATATCTGAAATTTTGAGAGGACAGGAAGCAATTGAATACTTAGAGGGTGAGTTCTTATCGGTCGTTGATGTGATCAATAGTGACAAAGGCCCAGGAAGAATGAATAAATATGCTGTAGAGGCATTGTTGGCCCGCCTGTATTTGAATGCTGCCGTTTACCGGGATCCTTATGGTACACCTGATTTTAGGACGGAAGATATGGATAAAGTAATCCAATACACCAGTGATATCATTGAAGGTCCCTATTCATTGTCTCCTGAGTATTTTGAACTGTTCAATGATGACAATAACACCAATCCTGAAATTATCTTTTCCTTGGATCAGAGAGGGGTGCTTCAGACAGAGCATAGCCGATGGGCCTATTGGTCCATTTCGGGAGACCAGATTCCAAGACCGGAATTTCCAAGTACGCGTGGTACTGATGCCGTGGCAGCTACCCCGGATTTTTACCAGACTTGGGTAGATGCTTATGGAGATGTGGACCCTGCTGAGGCGGATGCTCGTTTCTTTCAAGAAAACACCATTATTCCAGAAGAATTGAAGGACCTTACTGGTGTCAATCCGACTAATGATGCAGACCACTATTATTGTGTAGAAGCCACGGAATTTGAAATCAATAGAGGAATTCTGCGTAATGTGATTTGGGGGCCAAGAAAGGATGAGAGTGGAAATATCATGACCTGTGAGGATGGAAAGGTGAGGATTTATCCAGTGATCAACAGAAGAAGCAGTGGAGCGGATATCCGTTATGTGGATCACACCTTGAAGGTGGATTTTAGCAATGAAGGTAGCTTACATAATGCAGGGTATCGCTTCTCAAAATATCAGTTTAGTCATACAGCCAACAATTGTTGTAGCAATAGCAGTGTGGATTTGGTGTTGATCCGTCTGGGAGAAATTTACCTGATGCGGGCAGAGGCCAAGTTGAGAAAAGGGGATAATGCAGGTGCTTTGGCAGATATCAATGCTTTAAGGACTTCCAGAAATGCCCGTCCAGCACAGACACCAGCAGCTTTGGAAGCCATTGACTTGGATATCTTATTTAGAGAGTCTGGATTTGAATTGTACTGGGAAGGTTTCAGAAGAAACTACCAAATAAGATTTGGTAAATATGAGGACAGTTGGACAGAAAAGACCGATGCTGATGTGAAGAAGAGATTGTTCCCCATACCTCAAAGGGCTATAGACGGGGCCTCCAGTGAAGCAGGGTTCTTAACGCAAAACCAAGGATATTAA
- a CDS encoding metallophosphoesterase family protein, giving the protein MNKKPVLSIIIGAALALVNTNAALFAQSVNPEIAFLSDIHLQDVYADLDSKAFKGVFNPVTGKWATIRTMKSQLNSTRLFNENYFAFISALEDLREKGIKLVVLPGDFTDDGQPMNVLALKKILVHYTKDAGMRFFLTTGNHDPVKPFGGTAGKKDFLGTSGAEQAIAGKTEFYQSKQTAITEKINYWGYEDITGSLGEFGFYPNEKDLFWAHPFQELAVDKYNFKEAKESSSLENRLYATADSTHTLPDASYVVEPIEGIWLLALDGNVYTHSQNNWKGSSIGFNQAAIHKKHQLEWIQKVAKEAERRKKTLISFSHYPLVEFHDGASDDMESLFGADKFQLARVPSQVTTRLYAKTGIKIHFAGHMHINDTGVYHDSTGANVLYNVQVPSLAAFPPAYKTLSIPSPSIFEIKTIPLTTVKRMDEFFELYRMEHRWLMSQKDPGIWDSTILAAKNYLDYTQKHLKGLTKSRFIPADWPEDLALILQNLSPAELNHWATMQENEAETFLLEKVKTLKNDPNPTISHQTIIDDFYLLKNGDELGKKLISADRLSFYNEFIPLLSNKAYNDHKSLNNKLSQFFVIFGKLFDSLPSDHFFIDLKQHDIKRIEN; this is encoded by the coding sequence TTGAATAAAAAACCGGTATTATCCATCATTATTGGAGCGGCATTGGCATTAGTAAACACCAATGCCGCTTTATTTGCCCAATCTGTAAATCCTGAAATCGCTTTCTTATCGGATATCCATTTACAAGATGTATATGCAGATCTTGACTCAAAAGCATTTAAGGGAGTCTTTAATCCCGTAACTGGTAAATGGGCAACCATAAGGACAATGAAAAGCCAGTTGAACTCCACTCGGCTTTTCAATGAAAATTATTTTGCCTTCATCAGTGCTTTGGAGGACCTCAGAGAGAAAGGCATTAAACTGGTCGTCTTGCCCGGTGACTTTACCGATGATGGCCAACCTATGAACGTATTGGCATTAAAGAAGATCTTGGTTCATTATACAAAGGATGCAGGCATGCGGTTCTTTCTCACTACTGGCAATCATGATCCAGTAAAACCATTTGGGGGCACTGCCGGTAAAAAAGATTTTCTTGGTACTAGCGGAGCCGAACAGGCCATCGCAGGAAAAACAGAATTTTACCAATCCAAACAAACGGCTATTACCGAAAAAATCAATTATTGGGGCTATGAGGATATTACAGGAAGTTTGGGAGAATTTGGCTTTTACCCCAATGAAAAGGACCTGTTTTGGGCCCATCCATTTCAAGAGCTGGCAGTTGACAAGTATAATTTCAAAGAGGCAAAAGAAAGCTCAAGCCTGGAAAACCGTCTTTATGCCACAGCCGATTCCACACACACACTTCCAGATGCCAGCTATGTCGTAGAACCCATAGAAGGCATTTGGCTATTGGCTTTGGACGGTAATGTCTACACCCATTCCCAAAATAATTGGAAAGGTTCTTCCATTGGCTTTAACCAAGCAGCCATTCACAAAAAGCACCAGCTGGAATGGATTCAGAAAGTAGCCAAAGAAGCTGAAAGAAGAAAAAAAACACTGATTTCCTTTAGTCATTACCCTTTAGTGGAGTTTCACGATGGGGCTTCAGATGACATGGAGTCGCTTTTTGGAGCAGATAAGTTTCAGCTCGCCAGAGTACCTTCCCAGGTCACTACCCGTCTTTACGCCAAGACAGGCATAAAAATCCACTTTGCTGGACATATGCACATCAACGATACGGGAGTTTATCATGATTCCACCGGTGCCAATGTTTTATATAATGTACAAGTCCCCTCTTTGGCTGCTTTTCCACCAGCCTATAAGACCTTAAGCATTCCCAGTCCCTCCATCTTTGAAATAAAAACCATCCCGCTCACCACCGTTAAGCGCATGGATGAATTCTTTGAACTCTACCGGATGGAACATCGTTGGCTCATGAGCCAAAAAGACCCTGGCATCTGGGACAGTACTATCTTGGCCGCTAAGAATTACCTGGATTATACTCAAAAACACCTCAAAGGTCTGACCAAATCAAGGTTCATTCCTGCTGATTGGCCTGAAGACCTGGCCCTGATACTACAAAATCTGAGTCCAGCAGAATTAAACCATTGGGCTACAATGCAGGAAAATGAAGCTGAAACTTTCCTCCTTGAAAAAGTCAAAACGTTAAAAAACGATCCTAATCCAACAATATCCCACCAAACAATAATCGATGATTTTTACCTGTTGAAAAATGGTGATGAACTGGGTAAAAAATTGATTTCAGCTGATAGGTTAAGTTTTTATAATGAATTCATTCCATTGCTCAGCAACAAAGCCTATAATGACCATAAAAGCCTCAACAATAAGCTCTCCCAGTTTTTTGTGATCTTCGGTAAGCTTTTCGACTCACTACCTTCGGACCATTTTTTCATTGATCTGAAGCAGCATGATATAAAAAGGATAGAAAACTAA